In Colletotrichum destructivum chromosome 1, complete sequence, the sequence GATGTTCTAGTGAGGGATATTTGGCGGTACCATCGCACCATGTCTAGGACCTGTACGATAGGTCTCAAAGAAAACAAATATGCGGGACAcgacggaggagaagcaACAACTCGGCGCATACAACCCCCAAGGCTTTGCCCAAACTTGACGGCATCAAGTCGATCTGATTGAGTGCCCAAAAACGCATAAATCTGATGTTGGAGCTGCGTGACTCGCCGAGGAAATTTTTGAAGCCACCGAAACGACGTACTTAGAATCAGCCTCAGAGGTGGCAGTGGACTCAGACGTCTCGTCTGACATTATTGGGTTTCCAACACTGGCCGCTGGCGGTTCAGGTTGGACCAGTTGATGTAGAAGTTGTCACCGTTGTGAATGTGGTCCGTGCATCGGCACTTGGAGGGGGAGCTTCAGCCACGGTGGCTTGGCCATgcgacgacatcatcagCTTCAGACACATGTCCACCCGGCATTTTTCCCAGACTTTCGACAAGAAACGCCCTTTGTATCGCCCAAAACAACAAATAATACGGCAAAACATCGATCACAATGGCTCGCTTACCGACAGCGTTTCCGTATGCGCACAGCACAACCCCCGAGAAGGGCGCGGCCGAACTAAGCCAACTCCTTCGTCGACTCGACCAGACCATCCTCCACGCCGACCAGGACCGCGAGCGCAGGTTGCGGTCTAGCGAGTTCGAGCGGGCGAGGCTGAACTCTGTATGATTCCGATCTATCGTCGATGATACCGAACACAGGGACTAATTTCTTGTTTTCTTCCAGAACCTCGACTATGCGCGGAGTCTTCTCACAAGAGTCGAGCAGGAAGCCATACATGTCAAGCTTCTCTCTCGGAGGCAGGACATGCAGGCCGACCTGAACCGTAAACGCGAACTTCTTGAAAGACTGGTGGATAGGATGCATGATCTCGAACAGGTGCGTCGCGTTGACCCGCTGGTGGGCACTCAGGCAGACAAAACGAAGGCTAACGCTTGCGCCATAGTTgcacgaggaagacgacgacaacagctCCGACGGCGAGGATATCTTGGCCGACATTATCCCCACGCCGAGCGAAAGCATGGACTCTCGGTCGACCGATATACCAACAGAAGACACAGGCGACCAAGATAAAGACGAAGAACCCGAGACACCCAGCCTTCCCCCGCCCGTCTCAGCGCTGCCAAAGGAACCCTCACAATCATTTGCAGCGGCCACGACTTCAGAACCGGAAATTTCGACATCACATCAATCAAAAACAACCACCGAAGCAgggacaacaacaacccaGTCCCTCCGTTCCCGCGGCCCCGCACGCCCTGACTCACcctcggcgacaacgacagcgacagcgcGCGCAGCCCTTTTCGCCTCCCGTCGCTCCAACACCGTCAAGTCGACAGTATCGGCCCCAGCCTCATCAACGGCAACGGCCGAAGCGATCCTGGATCACCAGCGCGCGGAGCAGGATGCGCTGTCCGAGTCGATTTTGAAGATGGCCAGTGCGCTCAAAGCCAGCTCGCAGAAGTTCTCCAACACGCTCGAGCAGGACAAGAATGTCGTCTCACGCGCGGCCGACGGGATGGACAAGACGGAAAGGTCGATGGACGCCGCGAGCCGGAGGATGGGCACGTTACGGAAGATGACGGAGGGTAAAGGGTGGTGGGGCCGGATGATGCTCTACGCATGGGTTTACGGGCTAATGGTTGCGTTGATTTTGTTGGTGTTTGTGATGCCCAAATTGAGGTTTTAGGTGATGAGGGGCTGCTTCCCGTCATGACAGAGGCAAGAGGCGGGTTTACGATACGATCACTCCCCCGGGGTCGGGCATGAAGTCGGCGGAGGCTCGTGTATCAGGCATGGCATGAGCGACAACTCGGAAGACAGAACAGCATTGGGCCAAAGACAGACTCTTCTGTCGATCATTGATTCATTCGTTCGTGTATGGCTCAAGCTTGTGAAAACGCCCAAGCATGCTGACATTACCCTCGCTAACGAAACCAGACCGTACACAATGCGAAAACCATTACCACGAAACCCTGAACCAGAACCAGGTCGACGACTTTGGTTCCTACGGATGACGGCGCGACGGTCACTGTCGGGGTTTCCGTGCAAGCCGGCGTAAGCGGGGCGGAATCGGCCGAGGTCGCAGACGGGGTGGGCCGAGTCGTGGCAGATGAGGTTCTGGAACtgctggtcgccgccgtcgtcaagggcggATCCGTCACGAAAGAAGGCCATCTCTCGGTGGCGAGTTGCACGATGCACTTTGTGCTGAACTCGGTCCCGCGACAGACCAGGCCGCTTTTCTGGGACTGTCCCGCGGCGCCTTGCAGTAGAGTCCCGCATACCGGAAGGTCTGTGTCGCTGCTCCGGACGTCAGCATACATGGTCGCGACAGTCGACACGACTTGATCCCCGGTCGAATAGTATATTAGATAAGGTGGGGAGGATCAAACATACCAGCAAAGCGTCTTTGAATTCGATGAGAGGCTGCTGGGCTTGCAAGAAAGGGCGGTAGGCCCCAGACAGCTGGTGTATAACCCTCCACAGAGCCACTTCCCCGTCTGTCGGCAGGGGGATTCAATCGGTCCGGTACCGCTGCACGTAACCATCGCAAGCTCTGTATGGATCACGTTGTCAGTTTATACTTCTTCtctccatcatcggcgaACATGTTCCGACGAAAGTGGACGAAGCTGGAAAGGGGGCGGGATGAAGATATGATGACCAACTCTCTTGGGCTACGAACTACCCACAGGTTTCTTTTCCCGGGTCCCGGACGTCATGAgaggaggttgaggtcgTTTTCGGATCGTGTTCCTTTATGTCCTGCTCCAGTCGCGGGCTTGAGGCGCCGGTCGGCAACGGCAGGTCGAAGCTGATGTGGACCTCTTGCATCAACACCGTTgcagaggagaagaggaagcctCCGAGAGCGAGAAGAGCCAGCTGAAACTGCATCGCGGGGCGAGGAGAGCCGTATGGCCGAAGGAGGGTACTTTCGCGGGTTATGGACTCGGTAATGACAAGAGATCGTAGAGAAGACCTGGGAAAGGTCGCAAGACAATCTGCCACCCGAGAGACGATACTGGAGAACGCTGATATAGATCGAGTGCGCCCTGATATCATGTCACCTGGCGTTTGCCGCGATCGACCTTCAGcttcgagggcaaggagagTCGCTTGTATCATATTTCTCGGGGTGGAAGAGCAAACATGCTCTGTCATCGCACAAACGGTATCCTTGCATGCACTCGAGCCCAGAGGGCCTGAAAGAATAAGCATTGTCTCTGGGTCGCGGATGATGAGCCTTCTCGCTTGCAAAACCCTTGATTATGTTTGACACCGAATTGCAGCATTGTATTACGCGAAGGCTTTGCGAAACACCACCAGTCCAAATGTTTTGCCCCGGGCTTTGACGCGGGACGACAGATTGCCCAGCGAGAACAGGTTATTCATAATGCAATACCGACCCGCTGTAAGGCGCGGACACAACAGTAACGGGACATTGTCAATGGGTATGACCACCGAATGAGCCCGGCTCTCCAACGAGGGCCTGGAAGCTCGTTGCGGGCATGGCAAAGTCACACTGGGCTTGGGGAAGCTCTCTGTTCAACTCGGCTCAATCCTGACAGCCGAATTGAGGCGAGGACAAAATGTTCGCGGTGTAGCCCGGCTTTGAGCTCTTCGTTGACTCCAAACGTCGACTCGAACGTCGCCGTCAAGTTCTTCCACGAAACAACCGGCTTTTATCAGAAAGGGTCCAGCTTTCGAGTTGCACGTTCGAACACCCGTATGGATCTTGTGACGACCAAAGCCGTGTGCTGTTACATATCTGCGTTCCTGGATAGTTACATGATCAGAGAAACAAGCTCGTGAAGTCGTTCACCCAGCACCTTCCTTCACTCAGGGGCTGCAAACCATGCCTAAACCCCTGATTAAATAAGTGCAGATCTAGTACGCCCCCAAGAGACGACAGCAAGACCGCCCGAGATGCTCAGCCCAACTCGGCCGGCTTCGTCAAACTCCCCACCGCATCGCTCACCGGCGCCTGGTAGACATCGCCAGATGTCGACGCTGGGGACAATTCCGTGTAGTTGCCTTTCTCCTCGTTGTCCTCCTTCAGCGGAACGCACGGTTGGTCACCGGGGAGCTCGTGACCTGGCGACGGCAACACGTGGCCGTCTGACCtgcgcgtcgacgccgaagcccgccgccgccgcacgaCCAACCACACGGCGACGCAGCCAGCGACAGCCAATATGGCCAGACTCCCCAgcacgccgccgatgatggcgccgGTGTGCGGGTTTGTAGAGTCGCCGCTGCTAGTGCTtgatgtcgttgtcgttgtagCCGTCGAGGAGACTAACGGGGTCAGAATCGACGGGGCCAGAACACTCAAGGTGTCGGGAGGCAGCGAAAAGGTGGGCATCGTAGTCGAAGTTTTCGAAAACTGGTCCGTCGCTGTCTTGAGAGACACTGTAAGATCCCACTCTACGTCGTATTCGCGGCACCCGAGGAGCGTCTTCTCGCccagggcgccgtcgtcccgGACGAAAGTCTGGCACTCTCCGCTCAGGCCTCTGGTCCTTTGGCTAATGATGTAGATCCCCTTAGTTGCTGAGTCTGCctcgcccccctccctctttaGAGGACCGGGGGGTTCTTCTCGCGCAGGGACACATACCAGCAGAGCGTCCTTTCGCCTAGTTTGCCAGATGAGCCGCATGCAGCTTCTTTGCTGTTCAAGCAGGTCGTATATGGCTTCTCTCCACAGCCGAGATAGTTGCCTGAGGCGGCACACGACGAGGACTTCTCGTCACAAATGCGGGTTCTCGTGATGCCTGGATAGCGGTATGAGCCTTCAGTCCTAAAGATCGGTTAGGGTATTGGAACAGTCTTACTCAAGGCGTCTTTTGATAGCATGAAGAACCCGCAGGTATTTGAACCGAGCGTTTCGATCTGGAGCAGACTCCGATCCCTCCCCACAACGACCACCGGTTTCTGCGTTATCGAGGGCTGCAAAAACAGGCTGGTTTGCGCCGGGACTGGGATTATTTCACCCATGAAGCTGCCGTCCGTTGTGTCATCGAAGGGCCGGTCTACGCCATGGCGatgtccgtcgtcgagagcgaGCTGGGCCGTCGATAGACTGCCCGCAACAGTGACAAGCAGTCCAGAGAGGGGCTTCATAGCC encodes:
- a CDS encoding Putative vesicle transport protein, Use1, which translates into the protein MARLPTAFPYAHSTTPEKGAAELSQLLRRLDQTILHADQDRERRLRSSEFERARLNSNLDYARSLLTRVEQEAIHVKLLSRRQDMQADLNRKRELLERLVDRMHDLEQLHEEDDDNSSDGEDILADIIPTPSESMDSRSTDIPTEDTGDQDKDEEPETPSLPPPVSALPKEPSQSFAAATTSEPEISTSHQSKTTTEAGTTTTQSLRSRGPARPDSPSATTTATARAALFASRRSNTVKSTVSAPASSTATAEAILDHQRAEQDALSESILKMASALKASSQKFSNTLEQDKNVVSRAADGMDKTERSMDAASRRMGTLRKMTEGKGWWGRMMLYAWVYGLMVALILLVFVMPKLRF